The following nucleotide sequence is from Streptomyces sp. HUAS CB01.
GCCTTGATGCCCGCGTACACGGTCACCATCACGAACGGGAACGAGCACCAGACGACTTCGAGGAGGACGAGGGCGAAGGCGCTGTACCGGCCGTAGGTCCAGGAGAAGTCGCCGAGCCCGAGCACCTTGTTGACGGGACCGAAGTCCGGGTCGAAGAGGAACACCCAGACGGTCGACCCGGTGACCGCGGGCGTCGCCCACGCCCCGAGGGCGGCGAGCATCAGCGCGAGCCGCGGCAGTGCGCGCACACGGGTGAGCAGCACGGCCAGCGCGCACCCGACGGCGAGGGTGGCGACGACGCACGCGGCGGCGAAGACGACCGTCGCGAGGAGGACCTGCCAGAACTGGCCGTCGGAGAACAGCGCCGTGTAGTTGCCGAAGCCCTGGAAGGACGTCGGTTCCCCTCCGCTGACCTGGGCCTGGGTGTACTCCAGGAACGAGATCAGACCGAGTTGGTAGATCGGGTAGACCAGCAGCCCGCCCAGCACGACGAGCGCGGGCGCGAGGTAGAGCCACGGGGTCCGGCCGCCGTGGTCCCCCGGGCCCGTCGTCCTGCGGGCGGCGGGCGGCCGCCCGTCGCCTTCGCGGACGCGGACGCGGACGCCGGCGGCACCCGGCCGCGGCGAGGGCACGCGGGCGGCCTCGGGCCCGGACCCGGCACGATGCCCCGCGGCGGCGCCGTGCGGCGCTGAGCCGCCGGCGGAGCCGGAACCGGAAGCACCGGGCCCGCCGGGGGACCCGGAACCCGGGCCCTCCGCACCGACCGGTGACCCGCCGCCCTCGGCACCGGTCCCGGACGGGCCGTCGCCGGAAGCACCGGGCCCACCGGACCACGCGGGCGCCGGGGCGGCGCCGGGCTCGGGCCCGGGCTCGGACCCGGGCTCGGACCCGCCCGCGGCGGGTTCGGGCGGCTGCGGCCCCGTCGTCGCGCGCTTCACCGGTCAGCCCGCGGACGCGAAGGCCGCGTCCATCTTCTTCGCCGCGTCGTCCGCGGCCGAGGCCACGTCCTTCTTGCCGCTGACGATCTCCTGGAACATCGTCGGCAGGACGAGCGACGCGTCGATCTGCCCCCACCCGGGCGAGGCCGGGACGAACTCGGTGCCGGCGGCGAGGGTGTCGATGAACGGCTCGACGAAGGGCTCCTTCGTCGCCGCCCGCGCCCGGACGTCCGTGTACGTCGGCAGGAAGCCCATCGCGTCGAACAGCTTGCCCTGGGTCTCCTTGCCGGTGAGCGACTTCATGAGGTCGACCGCGAGGGTGCGGTGCGAACTGCTCCTCAGCACACCGATGTTGTTGCCGCCCGCGAAGGCAGGGGCGATCGATCCTGCGGTGACGCCGGGCAGCGGGACGACCGCGTACTTGCCCTTCACCTTGCCCGCCTCGACCGCCGCGTGGCTGAAGTCGCCGCCGATCGCCATCGCCGCCTTGCCGGAGGCGAACGCGGTGACGGTCGCGTTGCCGCCCATCGAAGCGCACTTCGCGGCCGGGCAGTTGTCGTCCCCGAACAGCGAGGTGTACGCCTCGATGCCCTTGCGGGCCTGCGGGCTGTTGACGGCCGCCTTGTACGTGCCGCCGCTCTCCGTCGCCAGCTCGCCGCCGTTCGCCCAGATGAACGGCATGGCTCCGTAGGTGTACGCACCGCCGACGGCGAGTCCGTACAGCTCGGGCCGCGCCTTGCGGACCTTCTTCGCCACGGAGACGAGCTCGGCCTGCGACTTGGGCGGCCGGATGCCGAGGTCCTCGAACACGTCCGTGCGGTAGTACAGGGCGCGGACGCCGACGAAGAGCGGGGCGCCGTACACCTTGCCGTCCACCGTCACCGACTCCCTGGCGGTCGGGTCGGTGTCCTTCCTGTCCGCCCAGGCCCCGAACTCCTCGGTGATGTCGGCGAGTCCGCCGTCCCTGACGTAACCGGCCGTGTCCGTGTTGCCGTACTCGATCAGGTCGGGCGCGCTCCCCGGGTCGTTGAAGGCCGCCTTGATCCGCTGGGCGCGGGTGTCGACGGGGATGTACTCGACCTCCACCTTCGCGTCCTTGTGCTCGGCCCGGAACGCCTTGATCGCCGCGTCGACGACCTGCTCCTTCGGCTTGTTGTTGACCTCCTGGAACAGCCAGACGCGGAGCATGCCGCTCCTGTCGTCGGTCCGCGCGCCGTTGCCGGACGTCTGCGGGGCGCAGCCGGTGGCGGTGAGCCCCGCCAGGGCAAGTGCGGTGACCGGCGCGGCTATTCGGGCAGGAAGCTTCATGGCGGGGTCCCCTCCGGCAAGTTGTTGCAACATACGCAACGCACGTTTCGCGGTGCACAACACGCAGGAGGTTAGGGCTGCCCCCACGGAGCGACAAGAGGTCTCAACCACTCTGTGACCGGCGGACGCACCCCGTGCAACGGAGGCCGGGGCGGACGGGGCGGACGGGGCGAACAGGGCGGACGGGTGCCGGGAAAACACGAACGGCCCCGGGGCGCACAGTCGTGCGACCCCGGGGGCCGTTCCCGAGCCGGAGGGAAGTCCGGAGGCCGGCGGACCGGCCGTCCGGCTACTTCTTGTCCTTGCCGCCCTTGTCCTTGTCCCCGCCGGCACCCATGGACTCGTAGATCTCCTTGCACATCGGGCACACCGGGTACTTCTTGGGGTCGCGCCCCGGCACCCAGACCTTGCCGCACAGTGCCACCACGGGAGTGCCGTCGAGGGCGCTCGCCATGATCTTGTCCTTCTGGACGTAATGGGCGAAGCGCTCGTGGTCGCCGTCGCCGTGCGACACCTGGGGTGTCGGCTCCACGAGGGTGCCCGTACCTGCCCCGCGCTCGGGCTCGAGAGTGCTCATAGGTGCCAAGGGTACTCAAGCCGCGCGGATTCAGTTCAGCGACGGGTCGTCCGGATAGGTGGCCACCATCGCCAGTTCGTTGCGCTGCCGGCGGAGCACGGACCGCCACAGCGCCTCCGGCCGCGGTGAGGACACGTCGCCGGGCTCGGACTCCACGACGTACCAGGCGCCCTCGTTCAGCTCGCCCTCCAGCTGGCCCGGGCCCCAGCCCGCGTACCCCGCGAAGATCCGCAGCGAGCCGAGCGAGGAGGCGAGCAGTTCGGGCGGGGCCTCCAGGTCGACGAGGCCGATCGCCCCGTGGACCCTGCGCCAGCCGAGGGGGCCCTCGTCGCCGGGGATGACGGCGATCCCGAGCGCGGAGTCGAGGGAGACGGGGCCGCCCTGGAAGACGACGCCGGGCTCACCGGCCAGACCGGCCCACGTTTCCAGGATGTCGCCGACGCCGACGGGGGTGGGCCGGTTGAGGACCACGCCGAGGGACCCCTCCTCGTCGTGGTCGAGCAGGAGCACCACCGCGCGGTCGAAGTTCGGGTCCGCGAGGGCCGGAGTGGCGACGAGCAGCCGCCCTGTGAGCGAGGACACCTCGGTCATGGGAGACATGATCCCGCATCTTCCCCCTCCGCGGGGAGCGGGCGTCCCGGTCCGGACCGACGCAGCTCAGGGCGCACCGCGGCAGCGGGAGGGCGCGCCCGCGGAAGCCAAGCGGATGGTGACCCTCCGGAGGCGCGCCGAAACAGAATGTATTGTGCCGAATTCATTACACCTGTGGTGTGCCCTTGGCCTTACGAGACAGGGGTAGGAGGGCCTTAACCTTTTCTCTGGCCCCTGCCCGACCTCCTCCCGGCTCCACAGGGAGGACCCTCCGGAACGCGAGATTCATGACCGGCACAGACGATGTACTGCTTGTCCACGGCGGAACCCCGCTGGAGGGCGAGATCCGCGTCCGCGGCGCCAAGAACCTGGTGCCGAAGGCTATGGTCGCCGCGCTGCTCGGCAGCGAGCCGAGCCGGCTGCGCAACGTGCCCGACATCCGCGACGTGCGGGTGGTGCGCGGGCTGCTGCAGCTGCACGGTGTGACGGTGCGGCCCGGTGACGAGCCAGGCGAACTGGTGCTCGACCCGACGTACGTCGAGAGCGCGAACGTCGCGGACATCGATGCCCACGCCGGTTCCTCGCGCATCCCGATCCTGTTCTGCGGCCCGCTGCTGCACCGGCTCGGTCACGCCTTCATCCCGGGTCTGGGCGGCTGCGACATCGGCGGCCGGCCGATCGACTTCCACTTCGACGTGCTGCGGCAGTTCGGCGCGAAGATCGAGAAGCGGGCGGACGGGCAGTACCTGGAGGCCCCGCAGCGGCTTCGCGGATGCAAGATCCGCCTGCCGTACCCGTCGGTCGGCTCCACCGAGCAGGTGCTGCTGACCGCGGTGCTGGCCGAGGGCGTCACGGAGCTGTCGAACGCGGCGGTGGAGCCGGAGATCGAGGACCTGATCTGCGTCCTGCAGAAAATGGGCGCGATCATTTCGATGGACACCGACCGGACGATCCGGATCACCGGCGTCGACCGCCTCGGCGGCTACACCCACCGGGCGCTGCCGGACCGGCTGGAGGCGGCGTCCTGGGCCTCGGCGGCGCTCGCGACCGAGGGCAACATCTACGTGCGCGGTGCGCAGCAGCGCTCGATGATGACCTTCCTCAACACGTACCGGAAGGTCGGCGGCGCCTTCGAGATCGACGACGAGGGCATCCGCTTCTGGCACCCGGGCGGCTCCCTCAACGCGATCGCGCTGGAGACGGACGTGCACCCCGGCTTCCAGACGGACTGGCAGCAGCCCCTGGTGGTGGCGCTGACGCAGGCGGCGGGCCTGTCGATCGTGCACGAGACGGTGTACGAGTCGCGGCTCGGCTTCACGTCGGCGCTCAATCAGATGGGTGCGCACATCCAGCTGTACCGGGAGTGCCTGGGCGGTTCGGACTGCCGCTTCGGCCAGCGCAACTTCCTGCACTCGGCCGTCGTGTCCGGCCCGACGAAGCTCCAGGGCGCGGATCTGGTGATCCCCGACCTGCGCGGCGGCTTCTCCTACCTGATCGCGGCGCTGGCGGCGCAGGGGACGTCCCGGGTGCACGGCATCGACCTGATCAACCGCGGCTACGAGAACTTCATGGAGAAGCTCGTGGAGCTCGGCGCGAAGGTCGAGCTGCCGCGCGGCGCGGTCGTCTGATCTCACCCCCACCTCTCCGAGCGCCGGTCCGGCCGCCCTACGGCCACCGGCGCTCGGCGCGTTCCCGTACGCGACGAAGCGGGGCGCGCCGGACCCCGCACGGGGATGGCACCCGGCTTCCGCACGCGACCGCGGGCACCCGCCCCCGTGGTACCCGGCCGCAGGCACGCGCCTCCGTGTACCGCCGCACGCAGGCCCCGTCAGTACACGCGCGTGGCCCCCGGCGTACACAGCCGCAAGCACGCACCCCCTGCGCCGCACGCAGACCCTCCCCCGCACCGCCACGGACAGGCCCCGTCCGCACACGCCCGTGGCCCCCGGCGTACACACCCGGCCGCAGGCGAGCCCTCCGTACACCGACCGCCGGCACCCGTGCCCCGTGCGCGGCCGTCCACGCGCACCGACGGCCAGAAGCGGCGCCGGCCGAAAGCCCGCGACGGGTGAAAACGGCGCTCACACAGGCCGTAAGCCGCACGCCTGGGCGCGACGAGCCGCCCACGGGGGCCGTACGCCCCGCCCCGGTGGGCAACGCCGGCCCCTGCGCGGCGAGGCTCGGCGGCCCGGCGCGCGAGGCG
It contains:
- a CDS encoding DUF3039 domain-containing protein, which gives rise to MSTLEPERGAGTGTLVEPTPQVSHGDGDHERFAHYVQKDKIMASALDGTPVVALCGKVWVPGRDPKKYPVCPMCKEIYESMGAGGDKDKGGKDKK
- a CDS encoding extracellular solute-binding protein, translated to MKLPARIAAPVTALALAGLTATGCAPQTSGNGARTDDRSGMLRVWLFQEVNNKPKEQVVDAAIKAFRAEHKDAKVEVEYIPVDTRAQRIKAAFNDPGSAPDLIEYGNTDTAGYVRDGGLADITEEFGAWADRKDTDPTARESVTVDGKVYGAPLFVGVRALYYRTDVFEDLGIRPPKSQAELVSVAKKVRKARPELYGLAVGGAYTYGAMPFIWANGGELATESGGTYKAAVNSPQARKGIEAYTSLFGDDNCPAAKCASMGGNATVTAFASGKAAMAIGGDFSHAAVEAGKVKGKYAVVPLPGVTAGSIAPAFAGGNNIGVLRSSSHRTLAVDLMKSLTGKETQGKLFDAMGFLPTYTDVRARAATKEPFVEPFIDTLAAGTEFVPASPGWGQIDASLVLPTMFQEIVSGKKDVASAADDAAKKMDAAFASAG
- a CDS encoding YqgE/AlgH family protein; its protein translation is MTEVSSLTGRLLVATPALADPNFDRAVVLLLDHDEEGSLGVVLNRPTPVGVGDILETWAGLAGEPGVVFQGGPVSLDSALGIAVIPGDEGPLGWRRVHGAIGLVDLEAPPELLASSLGSLRIFAGYAGWGPGQLEGELNEGAWYVVESEPGDVSSPRPEALWRSVLRRQRNELAMVATYPDDPSLN
- a CDS encoding carbohydrate ABC transporter permease; the protein is MPSPRPGAAGVRVRVREGDGRPPAARRTTGPGDHGGRTPWLYLAPALVVLGGLLVYPIYQLGLISFLEYTQAQVSGGEPTSFQGFGNYTALFSDGQFWQVLLATVVFAAACVVATLAVGCALAVLLTRVRALPRLALMLAALGAWATPAVTGSTVWVFLFDPDFGPVNKVLGLGDFSWTYGRYSAFALVLLEVVWCSFPFVMVTVYAGIKAIPSEVLEAASLDGASHWRTWRSVTAPMLRPILVVVTIQSVIWDFKVFTQIYVMTNGGGIAGQNLVLNVYAYQKAFASSQYSVGSAIGVVMLLILLAVTLIHLRLLRRQGEEL
- the murA gene encoding UDP-N-acetylglucosamine 1-carboxyvinyltransferase: MTGTDDVLLVHGGTPLEGEIRVRGAKNLVPKAMVAALLGSEPSRLRNVPDIRDVRVVRGLLQLHGVTVRPGDEPGELVLDPTYVESANVADIDAHAGSSRIPILFCGPLLHRLGHAFIPGLGGCDIGGRPIDFHFDVLRQFGAKIEKRADGQYLEAPQRLRGCKIRLPYPSVGSTEQVLLTAVLAEGVTELSNAAVEPEIEDLICVLQKMGAIISMDTDRTIRITGVDRLGGYTHRALPDRLEAASWASAALATEGNIYVRGAQQRSMMTFLNTYRKVGGAFEIDDEGIRFWHPGGSLNAIALETDVHPGFQTDWQQPLVVALTQAAGLSIVHETVYESRLGFTSALNQMGAHIQLYRECLGGSDCRFGQRNFLHSAVVSGPTKLQGADLVIPDLRGGFSYLIAALAAQGTSRVHGIDLINRGYENFMEKLVELGAKVELPRGAVV